The Triticum aestivum cultivar Chinese Spring chromosome 7B, IWGSC CS RefSeq v2.1, whole genome shotgun sequence genome window below encodes:
- the LOC123159888 gene encoding ureide permease 1 — protein MYLVKDIGGAICLMAAALVLLGTWPVVLAVLERRGRLPQHTYLDYSITNFLAAVLIALTFGQIGADTPETPNFLTQLAQPQDYWPSIMFALAGGVVITLGTVATQYGWAYVGLSVTEVMASSLKVVIGTTLNYFLDGRINRAEVLFPGVGCFLIAACLGSLVHSSNAADNQEKLSNSRNYSTGNTPKEDLTQHLLQVEEEPKDCEEAKPAVPNNKAVEKALAGTADFLIDLEDKRSIKVLGSNTLVGLAIVTFAGVCYSLFAPAFNLATNDQWHTLRDGVPHLVVYTAYFYFCLSSLVVGVALNVWCLYRPMAGVPRSTLRAYVGDGEGRGLALLAGLVSGLGNAFTFMAGQAAGYAAADSVQALPLVSTFWGVVLFGEYRRSSRRTYTLLGSMLFMFVVAMAVLMASSAHRKPL, from the exons ATGTATCTGGTGAAGGACATCGGCGGCGCCATCTGCCTGATGGCGGCGGCCCTGGTGCTCCTGGGCACCTGGCCGGTCGTCCTCGCCGTGCTGGAGCGCCGGGGACGGCTGCCGCAGCACACGTACCTGGACTACTCCATCACCAACTTCCTGGCCGCCGTGCTGATCGCCCTCACATTCGGCCAGATCGGCGCCGACACGCCGGAGACGCCCAATTTCCTCACTCAGCTCGCCCAGCCCCAG GACTACTGGCCGTCGATCATGTTTGCGCTGGCGGGCGGCGTGGTGATCACCCTCGGCACCGTGGCCACGCAGTACGGCTGGGCATACGTCGGGCTTTCGGTCACCGAGGTCATGGCCTCAAGTCTCAAGGTTGTCATAG GAACGACACTGAACTATTTTCTGGACGGCCGGATCAACAGGGCGGAGGTTCTGTTCCCCGGCGTCGGATGCTTTCTGATTGCAGCCTGCCTAGGCTCACTTGTTCACTCCTCCAATGCTGCTGACAACCAGGAGAAGCTATCAAACTCCAGAAACTACTCTACTGG GAACACGCCAAAGGAGGATCTCACCCAACACCTCCTTCAAGTAGAAG AGGAACCAAAGGATTGTGAAGAAGCAAAGCCTGCAGTACCAAATAATAAGGCCGTGGAGAAAGCCTTGGCAGGGACAGCAGATTTCCTCATCGACCTCGAGGACAAGAGATCAATCAAGGTTCTTGGATCCAACACGCTGGTGGGCCTGGCGATCGTGACGTTCGCGGGGGTGTGCTATTCGCTGTTCGCGCCGgcgttcaacctggcgaccaacgACCAGTGGCACACGCTGCGCGACGGAGTGCCGCACCTGGTGGTCTACACTGCCTACTTCTACTTCTGCCTCTCCTCGCTAGTGGTCGGCGTGGCGCTCAACGTCTGGTGCCTCTACCGCCCCATGGCCGGCGTGCCGCGGTCGACGCTCCGGGCGTACGTCGGTgacggggaggggagggggctggcgCTGCTGGCGGGGCTGGTGTCCGGGCTGGGCAACGCGTTCACGTTCATGGCCGGGCAGGCGGCCGGGTACGCGGCGGCGGACTCCGTGCAGGCGCTGCCGCTGGTGAGCACCTTCTGGGGCGTGGTGCTGTTCGGGGAGTACCGGAGGTCGTCGCGGAGGACCTACACGCTGCTGGGGAGCATGCTCTTCATGTTCGTCGTCGCCATGGCCGTGCTCATGGCCTCCTCCGCGCACAGGAAGCCGCTCTGA
- the LOC123157137 gene encoding eukaryotic translation initiation factor 5B: MSSRKTAGPSRATAAGAKKVASGPGGMSLRALREGLARQKEEEERRAREQELQAQAEEARRRRDEEEEEERRKLREQELKRREEDRQRRRLEERKREEGRRAEEARRRLGITSAVVEGGGAVGVDDGPKKRPVYQSRRPTLKPKTVESEADGGGGQGLSSVSQEEENSATINEALKLGEGSSNGSLEEDRAAIGDEDEDEDDEDAWDCKSLDEFDVMSAAGNSHSSEEEETKGKHVASAAPVVNAANDAGNEIVEDIFDAQDVDGDEKELRAPICCILGHVDAGKTKLLDCIRGTHVQEREAGGITQQIGATYIPAENIRDRTSLKAETAIKVPGLLVIDTPGHESFSKMRSRGLSMCDIAVVVVDITQGLEKQTIESLHLLRRHNVSFIVALNKVDRLYGWKECTNAPIVEALKKQSDDVKSEYKWRLTKVVTEFKENGFNTAPYYENNKKKKVVNIVPTSAESGEGVPDLLLLLVRWLPGIITDKLAYDDTVECTVLEVNEHKDLGTTVDVVLINGVLHQGDQVIVCTKQGPVTTIIRDLLTPHPMKELKAKGAYKHHKEVRAAQGVKIVARGLQYTMAGTSLIVVKPGDDLRQAEAAAMQEIDMAISTTDENEKGTTTQEVSSIVTSKEGIYVQASSVGTLEAIIAHLKSSSVDIPVYAWNLGPVYKQDVMKASAMLKRKEEYAVILAFDVKVMPEASALAAESGLKIITADTVYRLVNIYTEHIKGLKEAKKMQFAAEAVFPCTLKILPNRVYHSKDPIVCDVEVVEGVVKVGTPICVFTQSKDKSKNIIVHSLGRISSMQTSNGNQIFSARNGVVAIKISGDSPQEKSRCYGRHFDSSNELVSEISRRSIDVLKECFRDEMSAENWQLITRLKTQFKIA, from the exons ATGTCGTCGAGGAAGACCGCGGGCCCgtcccgcgccaccgccgccggcgcGAAGAAGGTGGCTAGCGGCCCCGGGGGTATGAGCCTCCGGGCGCTGCGGGAGGGGCTTGCCCgtcagaaggaggaggaggagcgcaggGCGCGGGAGCAGGAGCTGCAGGCGCAGGCGGAGGAGGCCAGGAGGCGgcgggatgaggaggaggaggaggagaggaggaagctGAGGGAGCAGGAGCTGAAGCGGAGGGAGGAGGATAGGCAACGGAGGCGGCTGGAGGAGCGGAAGCGGGAGGAGGGCcgccgcgcggaggaggcgcgcaggcGGCTCGGCATCACCTCCGCCGTTGTTGAGGGCGGCGGTGCTGTTGGTGTCGACGATGGCCCGAAGAAGCGGCCGGTGTATCAATCCAGGAGACCTACATTGAAGCCCAAGACTGTCGAATCTGAAGCCGATGGGGGAGGAGGCCAGGGCTTGAGCAGTGTTTCGCAAGAAGAGGAAAACAGCGCCACCATCAATGAGGCACTCAAATTGGGGGAGGGATCAAGCAATGGATCGTTGGAAGAGGACAGAGCAGCAATCggcgatgaggatgaggatgaggatgatgaggatgctTGGGATTGCAAGAGCCTGGATGAATTTGATGTCATGTCTGCTGCTGGCAATTCTCACTCTTCTGAAGAAGAGGAAACCAAAGGGAAGCATGTGGCCTCCGCTGCTCCGGTCGTTAATGCAGCCAATGATGCAGGCAATGAGATTGTGGAGGATATCTTCGACGCTCAGGATGTGGATGGAGATGAAAAGGAGCTTCGAGCACCGATATGCTGCATCCTTGGGCACGTGGATGCCGGAAAGACGAAGCTCCTGGATTGCATCCGGGGCACCCATGTCCAGGAGCGGGAGGCCGGGGGCATCACACAGCAGATTGGCGCCACCTACATACCGGCTGAAAACATCAGGGACAGGACGAGTTTAAAAGCTGAAACCGCCATCAAAGTTCCTGGTTTGCTCGTGATTGACACCCCTGGCCATGAGTCCTTTAGTAAAATGCGTTCAAGGGGATTGAGTATGTGTGACATTGCCGTGGTTGTAGTCGATATTACGCAGGGGCTTGAGAAGCAGACGATTGAATCCCTTCATCTTTTGAGACGGCACAATGTGAGCTTCATTGTCGCCTTGAACAAGGTTGATCGCCTCTATGGGTGGAAGGAATGTACCAATGCACCAATAGTTGAGGCACTCAAGAAGCAATCTGACGACGTCAAAAGTGAATATAAATGGAGGTTAACTAAG GTTGTAACAGAGTTTAAGGAAAATGGCTTCAACACTGCACCATACTATgaaaataataagaagaaaaaagTGGTTAACATTGTCCCGACCAGTGCAGAAAG CGGTGAAGGTGTCCCAGATCTTCTACTGCTACTGGTGCGGTGGCTGCCTGGCATAATTACAGATAAGCTGGCCTATGACGATACAGTAGAG TGTACAGTACTAGAAGTCAATGAACATAAAGATTTAGGAACTACTGTTGACGTAGTACTGATTAATGGTGTGCTGCACCAAGGGGATCAAGTAATTGTTTGCACTAAACAG GGGCCTGTTACAACCATTATTAGAGACTTGTTGACCCCTCATCCAATGAAAGAACTCAAAGCTAAG GGTGCATATAAGCATCACAAGGAGGTCAGAGCTGCGCAGGGGGTAAAAATTGTGGCACGG GGACTTCAATATACAATGGCTGGCACTTCCCTCATTGTAGTGAAGCCAGGGGATGATTTGCGACAAGCTGAAGCAGCTGCAATGCAAGAGATTGATATGGCCATTAGCACGACAGATGAGAACGAGAAGGGAACAACAACTCAAGAAGTTAGTAGTATCGTGACTTCCAAGGAGGGCATCTATGTGCAAGCTTCTAGTGTTGGAACCTTGGAAGCTATCATTGCGCACTTGAAGAGCAGTAGTGTGGACATTCCTGTTTATGCTTGGAACTTAGGACCCGTCTACAAGCAGGATGTCATGAAGGCAAGTGCCATGCTGAAGCGGAAAGAAGAGTATGCGGTCATCTTGGCCTTTGACGTCAAAGTGATGCCTGAGGCTAGTGCCCTTGCAGCTGAATCAGGGTTGAAGATTATTACTGCTGATACGGTATATAGGCTCGTCAACATCTATACTGAGCACATTAAGGGATTGAAGGAAGCGAAGAAAATGCAATTTGCAGCTGAGGCAGTTTTCCCATGCACCCTGAAGATTCTGCCAAACCGTGTCTACCATAGCAAGGATCCAATTGTTTGCGACGTTGAAGTTGTGGAAGGTGTCGTCAAG GTGGGAACCCCGATATGTGTCTTCACCCAGAGCAAGGATAAAAGCAAGAATATAATAGTTCATAGCCTCGGAAGGATCTCCTCCATGCAAACATCCAATGGCAATCAGATTTTCTCGGCCAGGAATGGAGTTGTGGCCATAAAG ATAAGCGGTGACAGCCCTCAGGAGAAATCCCGGTGTTATGGGCGCCATTTTGATTCTAGCAATGAGCTGGTCAGCGAGATCTCGAGGAGATCCATTGATGTACTCAAAGAGTGCTTTCGG GATGAAATGAGCGCTGAAAATTGGCAGCTTATCACCAGGTTGAAGACGCAATTCAAGATAGCCTGA